One window from the genome of Hippopotamus amphibius kiboko isolate mHipAmp2 chromosome 13, mHipAmp2.hap2, whole genome shotgun sequence encodes:
- the CTNNB1 gene encoding catenin beta-1, with the protein MATQADLMELDMAMEPDRKAAVSHWQQQSYLDSGIHSGATTTAPSLSGKGNPEEEDVDTTQVLYEWEQGFSQSFTQEQVADIDGQYAMTRAQRVRAAMFPETLDEGMQIPSTQFDAAHPTNVQRLAEPSQMLKHAVVNLINYQDDAELATRAIPELTKLLNDEDQVVVNKAAVMVHQLSKKEASRHAIMRSPQMVSAIVRTMQNTNDVETARCTAGTLHNLSHHREGLLAIFKSGGIPALVKMLGSPVDSVLFYAITTLHNLLLHQEGAKMAVRLAGGLQKMVALLNKTNVKFLAITTDCLQILAYGNQESKLIILASGGPQALVNIMRTYTYEKLLWTTSRVLKVLSVCSSNKPAIVEAGGMQALGLHLTDPSQRLVQNCLWTLRNLSDAATKQEGMEGLLGTLVQLLGSDDINVVTCAAGILSNLTCNNYKNKMMVCQVGGIEALVRTVLRAGDREDITEPAICALRHLTSRHQEAEMAQNAVRLHYGLPVVVKLLHPPSHWPLIKATVGLIRNLALCPANHAPLREQGAIPRLVQLLVRAHQDTQRRTSMGGTQQQFVEGVRMEEIVEGCTGALHILARDVHNRIVIRGLNTIPLFVQLLYSPIENIQRVAAGVLCELAQDKEAAEAIEAEGATAPLTELLHSRNEGVATYAAAVLFRMSEDKPQDYKKRLSVELTSSLFRTEPMAWNETADLGLDIGAQGEPLGYRQDDPSYRSFHSGGYGQDALGMDPMMEHEMGGHHPGADYPVDGLPDLGHAQDLMDGLPPGDSNQLAWFDTDL; encoded by the exons ATGGCTACCCAAG CTGACTTGATGGAGCTGGACATGGCCATGGAGCCAGACAGAAAAGCGGCTGTTAGTCACTGGCAGCAACAGTCTTACCTGGACTCTGGAATCCATTCTGGTGCCACTACCACAGCTCCTTCTCTAAGTGGTAAAGGCAATCCTGAGGAAGAGGATGTGGATACCACCCAAGTTCTGTATGAGTGGGAGCAGGGATTTTCTCAGTCCTTCACTCAAGAACAAGTAGCTG ATATCGATGGACAGTATGCAATGACTCGAGCTCAGAGGGTACGAGCTGCTATGTTCCCTGAGACATTAGATGAGGGCATGCAGATCCCATCTACACAGTTTGATGCCGCTCATCCCACCAATGTCCAGCGTCTGGCTGAACCATCACAGATGCTGAAACATGCAGTTGTAAATTTGATTAACTATCAAGATGATGCAGAACTTGCCACACGTGCAATCCCTGAATTGACAAAACTGCTAAATGATGAAGACCAG GTGGTGGTTAATAAGGCTGCAGTTATGGTCCATCAGCTTTCTAAAAAGGAAGCTTCCAGACATGCCATCATGCGTTCTCCTCAGATGGTGTCTGCTATTGTACGCACCATGCAGAATACAAACGATGTGGAAACAGCTCGCTGTACTGCTGGGACCTTGCACAACCTTTCCCATCATCGTGAGGGCTTGCTGGCCATCTTTAAGTCTGGGGGCATTCCTGCCCTGGTGAAGATGCTTGG ttCACCAGTGGATTCTGTATTGTTTTATGCCATTACGACTCTCCACAACCTTTTATTGCATCAGGAAGGAGCTAAAATGGCAGTGCGTTTAGCTGGTGGGCTGCAGAAAATGGTTGCCTTGCTcaacaaaacaaatgttaaattCTTGGCTATTACGACAGACTGCCTTCAGATTTTAGCTTACGGCAATCAAGAAAGCAAG CTGATCATTCTGGCTAGTGGTGGACCTCAAGCTTTAGTGAATATAATGAGGACCTACACTTATGAGAAACTGCTGTGGACCACAAGCAGAGTACTGAAGGTGCTGTCTGTCTGCTCTAGTAATAAGCCGGCTATTGTAGAAGCTG gTGGAATGCAAGCTCTAGGACTTCACCTGACAGATCCAAGTCAACGTCTTGTTCAGAACTGTCTTTGGACTCTGAGGAATCTTTCAGATGCTGCAACTAAACAG GAAGGGATGGAAGGTCTTCTTGGGACCCTTGTTCAGCTACTGGGCTCAGATGATATAAATGTGGTCACCTGTGCAGCTGGAATTCTTTCTAATCTCACTTGCAATAATTACAAGAACAAGATGATGGTGTGCCAAGTGGGTGGTATAGAGGCTCTTGTGCGTACTGTCCTTCGTGCTGGTGACAGGGAGGACATCACTGAGCCTGCCATCTGTGCTCTTCGTCATCTGACCAGCCGACACCAGGAAGCGGAGATGGCCCAGAATGCTGTCCGCCTTCACTATGGACTGCCAGTTGTGGTTAAACTCCTACATCCACCATCCCATTGGCCTCTGATCAAG GCTACTGTTGGGTTGATCCGAAATCTTGCCCTCTGTCCAGCAAACCACGCACCTTTGCGTGAGCAGGGTGCCATTCCGCGACTAGTTCAATTGCTGGTTCGTGCACATCAGGATACCCAGCGCCGTACATCAATGGGTGGAACACAGCAGCAGTTTGTG GAGGGGGTCCGCATGGAAGAAATAGTTGAAGGTTGTACTGGAGCCCTTCACATCCTAGCTCGGGATGTTCACAACCGAATTGTTATCAGAGGATTAAATACCATTCCGTTGTTTGTGCAG CTGCTTTATTCTCCCATTGAAAATATCCAAAGAGTAGCTGCAGGGGTCCTCTGTGAACTTGCTCAGGACAAGGAGGCTGCAGAAGCCATTGAAGCCGAGGGAGCCACAGCTCCTCTGACAGAATTACTTCATTCTAGGAATGAAGGTGTGG CAACATATGCAGCTGCTGTTTTGTTCCGAATGTCTGAGGACAAGCCACAGGATTATAAGAAACGGCTTTCGGTTGAGCTGACCAGTTCTCTCTTCAGAACGGAGCCCATGGCTTGGAATGAG ACTGCTGATCTTGGACTTGATATTGGTGCCCAGGGAGAACCCCTTGGATATCGCCAGGATG ATCCCAGCTATCGTTCTTTTCACTCTGGTGGATACGGCCAGGATGCCTTGGGTATGGACCCCATGATGGAGCATGAGATGGGCGGCCACCACCCTGGTGCTGACTATCCAGTTGATGGGCTGCCGGATCTGGGGCATGCCCAGGACCTCATGGATGGGCTGCCTCCAGGCGACAGCAATCAGCTGGCCTGGTTTGATACTGACCTGTAA